In the genome of Bacteroidales bacterium, one region contains:
- a CDS encoding discoidin domain-containing protein: MKYLIYSTIVFISACLIVSCDDMYDIHQKYLDEGEEVYIGYPDIVAANGGFERIQLIWKLNADPKIAECCIYWNDREDSLTVPVNRTDTAMIQIIPLPEGKYIMEMVNKSRDGYCSLFNTVSVESYGEIYRKGLYNRLVTSQVAAENNITLQWSLEEGCVGTKMSYINKNGQEKEVFIKADQTTLVLDDYVSGGAFSYVSLFVPETSAIDTIATNATNMDFAVFYRELSRTGWSITASSVLSASYPATNVLDGNTSTMWHSLETGPFPYTLELDMQQVYEISKIAISRRNHTTMVTDTRTVVIEAKENAGDNFVTIAEYDFGPSSTDLTGEIILPGTVNARYVNVLITAGNRGYSASLSEIRIYELGN, encoded by the coding sequence ATGAAATATTTAATTTATTCGACAATTGTTTTTATCTCGGCATGCCTTATTGTATCCTGCGATGATATGTATGATATTCACCAGAAGTATCTGGACGAAGGAGAAGAAGTATATATAGGCTATCCCGATATTGTTGCGGCAAACGGGGGATTTGAGCGGATACAATTGATATGGAAGTTGAATGCCGACCCCAAGATAGCCGAATGTTGTATTTACTGGAACGACCGGGAGGATTCCCTGACGGTACCGGTGAACCGTACGGATACAGCAATGATACAAATTATTCCCCTGCCGGAAGGAAAATATATTATGGAAATGGTCAATAAAAGCAGGGACGGGTACTGCTCTTTATTCAACACTGTTTCCGTGGAATCGTATGGGGAAATATATCGCAAAGGACTCTATAATAGGCTGGTAACAAGTCAGGTAGCTGCGGAAAATAATATAACCCTTCAATGGTCGCTCGAAGAGGGATGCGTAGGGACAAAAATGAGCTATATCAATAAAAACGGGCAGGAAAAAGAAGTTTTTATCAAGGCCGACCAGACTACTTTAGTGCTTGACGACTATGTTTCTGGAGGGGCCTTTAGTTATGTATCATTGTTTGTCCCGGAAACATCCGCCATCGATACAATAGCAACCAACGCCACGAATATGGATTTTGCTGTTTTTTACCGCGAATTAAGCAGGACAGGATGGAGTATTACAGCCAGTTCGGTGCTTTCGGCCAGTTATCCTGCTACAAACGTGTTGGACGGCAATACTTCTACCATGTGGCATAGCCTGGAAACCGGACCATTCCCATATACGCTGGAACTAGACATGCAACAGGTATATGAGATCTCAAAGATCGCTATATCACGGCGCAACCATACAACCATGGTTACCGATACGCGTACTGTTGTGATTGAAGCCAAGGAGAACGCGGGGGATAATTTTGTTACCATTGCAGAATATGATTTCGGCCCGTCTTCTACTGATCTGACAGGCGAAATTATATTACCCGGAACGGTAAATGCCCGTTACGTGAATGTGCTCATTACTGCAGGAAACCGGGGGTATAGTGCGAGTTTGTCTGAAATCCGAAT